The Papaver somniferum cultivar HN1 chromosome 6, ASM357369v1, whole genome shotgun sequence genome segment TGCCTAGCTTCGATATATTTTTATCTTGTATACTTTTGTTATGCTGCATCTGCATATCTGCAATTTTGTGTCTATTTTGAATGGATTTCTTAGATTTTTGTGGTTACAATAATTGCTTATATATGTGTTTCCGGAAACAGGATCGATCTTCGACTAAGGTTCACTTTGTTTAGTTACGTTTCATCCGTTGGTGTTACGAAGCTTTGTGAATAGCATTTAGGCATGCCATGTCAATCATGACATTTTTTCTACCAATgaacatgtataatacctcttataatttttcttacaGTTGAATTCTCACGATGGTTTCATgttattttatgatgaaaccaaaatcggtttcatcgtattaatgatgaaaccaaaatcggtttcatctaatttttggtcgatggtggtggtgggcggtcgtggtgctggtggAGGTGCGGCAGGTGTTGGCGGTGGTGCGGGTTTTGGccggtggtggtcggcggcgtTGGTGATCTGAGGTGGTCGATAGTGGTGGTGCTGGCTGGTGGCGGTGGTtggcgcggtggtggtggtggtgtggtggtggtacggtggcggtggtggaggaCGATGGTGGTGGCGgtcgacggtggtggtggtggacggtGGCAGTGGTGGATGGCGGTGGTGATGGTGGCGGACggtggtggtggcgcggtggtgatggtggtggaggtgcggtggtggtggtcggaggtggtggtgtaGTGGCGGTGGTggcagatggtggtggtggtgcggtgGCAGTGGTGGCGAACGGTGTGGTGGGGgggtcggcggtggtggtggtggtggcagatggtggtggtggacgaTGGCGATGGTGCGgcggcgatggtggtggtggtgcggtggtggtggtggtcggaggtggtggtggtggcggtgtggcggtggtggtcgatggtggtggtggtgcggtgGCGCGGTGGCAGACGATTTTGTGGCGGTCGATGGTGGTGGAGGTGcggtggtggtcagtggtggtgcggtgatggtggtggaggtgcggtggtggtcagtggtggtggcACGAGTGTGTGTTGTTGGTGGTAATTATAAAATTAAAGGTggggttgattttttttttttggggtgatttaaactagaaggatAATATAGACtgtttatgttaaatggggtatttatgaacaatttgttttgtttgaGTTTTTGTGCATGGACAGTGACATCTCTGGTGTTGTAACTCGACTATTACTAAAAATCGCTAAAATAATTAAGATAAAGTGTGCCTCCATAGAAATTATAGAAacttttgaagtttttttttttttttttttttctttttaatgattTTTGAGAGGGAAAAATGTGTACCCCACTGGAAGTTTTGCTCTGAATTCGCCACTAGTCATGCAAGCAATGTTTTGCTCATTGAGTTATAATAGTAGTAGTTGCGCAGATTAATACAATAAAGACTGATTGGTAAATTACTAAATGagttaattaaataaaattgatcaaaaaaacggtccgcgagttataatctTAAATGTGTCACTATTCATCCACAAAAAActtatcaaaacaaaagtaacacaaaaaccccaaaaaacaaaagtaacacaaaaaaccCGAAAAATttgtggtttcatcataaaatttgatgaaacatcatagaattttgaaattggtttcatcaatcaattttgaaatttgggatttttgtatcaattttgtttaagatggagttttaatggatccaaaCATTTGAatagggtttttgtaccacaagtttgatcaccttgggtttttatgattaGTTcagtcaaaaaaataaaataaaattacggaaaatgggtcatttgtccaaatatttttaaatcacggttcaaatggacgagtaaaaaatagtttgggtgaaatggccaaaaaaaaatagcagggatgaaactggattcatcctagcttaaatttaaaaaatagcaaggatgaaactggatacatcctgtgtaaattaaaaataagaaaaaatatttgaaaatgggcacgatgaaactggttacatcttgcctgtttttacatttttgtccatttaaacagtatcaaaatctaactgtccatttcactcaggaattgttgattttgatctttttaaccaattttgtgataaaattACCAAATCTCATGTTGCCGACAACAGGCCTTCTTTAGTgcatccatatatatatatatatagaagaaaACGGGAGAATATATAGACCACGGAACCAGCAACAACGAGTGATGTACAATATGAGACACGTCACTGACTACACAGTTTACAACAAAATGACCAACAAGAACCAAGTAAAGGCAGCACACCCTACCACCACTACTCTTTCGTAGAGACAGATATAATAACTAGATATAAAAACATGATTACAAGCAGCCTTATAATTCGCATAGTTGTAGCTAGACGGTCAAGGCCTCGAGCACCCAGGGGTAATTCTTTTTAAAGCATTCAAGTAACTTACGCTGCTCGATTTCGCCTTCGATGACCTTATCACGGATGTCAACGTCAGACTTGTTCCTAATAAACCATGCTCTTAACTGTGGGAACGATATGCCTTTTTGGCGAAGGATAGACTCGATCTCATCTCGGGTTATCTTGTTGTCACCATTTCTGTCTACCATGCTGATAAATTTTTTCAACTGATCATcagaatctttttcttttttagattGATCACCAGAATCATTAGCACAGAAATTCCTTTGATCAAACATGGCCGAAGACCTCTATCTCTATCTCTCTCCTTGTGACAAAATACTAGCACCTGCAAATAAATAATGCACCTCACGCTCCTATTTATAGTAAATATGATTGTCTAATGTACCAGTAAATAGTCAAGTTGTTCTTCTTTATCTTGATTGAGCCCTCTGAACAAAAGAGCAAGGTGTTATTCCACCTTAGCAGGATTCCTATATAGTGCGCTTAAAATTGACATGGCCAATCAGACTGATTTCAAGTGAGAATGTAGTCAAGTTTACCATGCATCCCTTCCTCAGCAAAATATCATACACCTGTAACAATCTGATGCTTTTTCCTGATAAGATGGGGAAGAATTTCTACGGATGAACACAAGAAATATAAGTGGGCAAATGTGAACCAGAACAAAAGAATAGTCTTATTCAAACATCACTCAACTTTCATTTACTTGATTCTACATTATCACCTTTCATGGTGAAAGTACTTTACCTCAACCAATGAAGTAGGAACAAAAAGTGATGACAGTACACGAGTGACTGATCCGTAGGAAACTTCTTTGTTACATCTATATGGAGCAGGAAAATGGGCCAAGGAACTAGCAACAACAAGTGAACATACAATATGAATCAAGAATACCTATTACATAAAGACATTACATCCTTCCTAATACTACTACTGCTTTCTCAAAGAGTGGTCAAAGTAGCCTACACATATAGCACACACCACAGTTGTAGCTAGATGCGGATTCAAATAACAAGAACATCCCAGGGAAGTTTTTTTTTAGAGCATCGAAGCAATTTACGTTGCTCGATGACGCCTTACTCGTTCTCATCTAGCATTATCGTATGGTCGCCATTTCTGTCCAGCATTTTAATAAACTCATTCAATTGATAATTATCACTAACACAGAAAAATTATCTCTGATCCAACATAAGTACATAACCAACATCCTGTCTCTCGCTGATAAAGTACGGATACCTACAACTGAACAGCTAACCTCAGTCTCCTATTTATTGCAACTTGTCTACAGTCTAATGAACAAGTCGTTTCCCAAGTTCATTCTTCCTTATCCTCATCGATCCCTTggaacagagagagagagagagagtgtgtGTGTGTTGAACTGTTATTCCACCTTAGCAAGTATCTGTACACTCTCTTACTCCAACAACGAGCAAAATGGCCTTGGAGAATCATATGGAAATGATCCAAAGGCTGATTTCTGAGGAGAATGTTTTGAACGTAAATAAAGGTCCAGACTGGGACCAAGCGGTTCCATCAGATGAAcacaagaaaaataaagtaaaaatcgCAAGCAAATGTGAACCCGAGCAAAAGAATATAATCTTATTCAAATATCTCTACGTTATCCTCTTTTCCGGCAAAGATTCACTATATCACATTATCACCCCATTCAGTAGTGAAtgaaataaaggaaaaaaaagaatagACAGGTAACTGCCCAAAAGAGTGTTGCAGGTATATTTATTATAATACACCAGATGCTGGATATTATTCCTGACTGAAATCAATGATGGAGCCGTCAATCAATCCACAAAACTTGAAATATAACGGAGCAGTACTACTATTTCCAAAACCCAAATCACATGCTCTGAGCAgtactattattttcaaactgtATCTGAAGCTCTGAGCAGCAAAAACTACTCCAGAAATCTATCTCAAAGTACTGAGCAGTGCTACTGTTATAACATGCATCCCAAGTTCTAACTCGCTGAACTCCTTGGATAACCAAAGAACAATAATACATGTTCATTTTAATTGCTTCAGTATCCAGTTTGCAGTTAAGCGAAAAAGATCATTATACATCTATAACACAACCGACAACAACTATAACAACataaattatcatgtaacagaaaTAGTGGTCTGTAACTCTGTAGTACAGAGAGTTGTTGCTATATCATGTAAACAAAGAGTTCTTTTTTAAGCGTTAGAGCAACTTATCCCCTTTGATGGACTTATCACACATGTCTATGTCAGTGTTTCTCTTAATAAACTACACTCTGATCTGGgaataaaggaaaaaaagaatagACTCGATCTCATCTTGGGTTTTCTTCCTGTTAGCATTTCTGTCTAGCTTTTTGATAAATTCTTTCATCGGATGATCATTATCACCCACACCATTATGATTAAGATCAGACATGCCCAATATCCTTTCAACCTATGACCTACCGCTCTCTTTCTAACTAAGACTATAACCTATGACTAACAGAGGAACCTGAATGCATATTTATAGCAACTGATTTTCTAATAGACAAGCAGCAAGACAAATTTTTCTGCCCTATCCACCCAAATGGAAGGAAAAGTTGAATACTGCAGTTCCATCTTTCTTATCGTGCATCTGTGAGACTAAGGGCTAACAAATACCACTAGCAAGAATCCTACACTATCATTTCACAATGAGCCTATATTGGCCCATGGAGGATCACACGGATGATTTAAGGGCTAATTCAGGCGAGGATTTTATCCATGTCACTATGTAGCCCATCTGTAACGGAAAATAACCTATCTGTAACCATCATACTCTCTCTGATTAAGCCAAATCAAAGTTTCTGATGGAAAATCCACATGCAAAATGATATAGAGGTTTGAAGTATTATTCCTCAAGTGAATTCTCAAATTAGTATCATCGAACAAAAGATTCTCGCATGAAcacaaggaaacaaaaattaaaagttaGGCAAAAATCTAAACCAAGAGGAAATAAAACAATTCTATTGAAAAATAAGAGATGTTTCATGTCCTTGATTCTATATGTTCACCTCTCCAGGTGATCGTTCTTTATTGTACCCATTAAGTAAGAGTGAAGAATGATGCAGACCGTAAAGGAGTAAAAATGTGAAAGGGCATAAGAAACTGTGTGTGGGAGATAGATGTCTCATTAAATAAATCAGAAGATGTTAATTTATTACTCTTTGAGGTCCAAAAATATATTATTGCCAAGTTGGTTTATCGTTGTCTATATCCTCCATTACTTCAATGTCCTTCCTAGCGGTGATTTTCTGAACATATCCTGCATTGATGAAAAAAGATGGATAAATACGGATTCCGAATCCTCAAACAATAGCAAAGATATATTTATCTGACATGCTACTAGATGCAAAATATTGGTTTCCACAGAGATGAAAGATGGGAAGTCACTCTGAAAAGTGACATAGACAGCAACATATAGTATCTAGAGATAGTCAAAAAAGTAAGTCAGTAATCAAATATTCCTCAGACTTGGGCCTCTACACTTATTTCAAGAATAAAAGCCTTTTCACTTCATCCCAAACCTAACTGTTGGATTGTGGAAACATAGTCCGGGACATTCAAACACAAACCATCAGAACTCTTTCCAAGATAAGGTATACCTTCTAAGTTGCCATTCTACCGAAGTGTACACACAGATTCTTGAAATGATAGAATTGCTTCCCTCACTAAAAGGAAATGAAGCGACTTTATAAGTACATGTAGAGTGCATATGAACTTAGAGCGAATTCCAAGACAGGTTAAATACCAAAAAGAGGTAAAAACATAAAGTTGCTCAGCCAACAGTTTAGCAATCCAGAAACAGGGTAATGGACAGTGTGTGAGTGCAATCACGCATTGCAATGCAATTTATGATTCCTAAGTCTGAAACTGGTTGGCTTCGGAAGCTCGTAAAAGTGTTTAACTACTTCAATATGAAAAACAAATTCTATTGAGATTGTCAACTTGTTGTACTAAGAGTGTAAAACGGCAATTATGAATTCTTACTCAAGGAACACCAAGAGGATGCTCTCCCAAAAGGTCGAGCCAATTTGGAAAGTTCATCCAAGAGGAATCTCTGTTAACGATGGAGCATAGAAAGTTCATATCAGACGAAATGCCTGACATTACAAGACATGGTGCACTAATGCAAAATCCAGATTCGAACAAAAGGAATGGTCCAATAAGTTAAGAAGAAAACACGAGAAGAATGTAAAAGAATGATTAAGCTTGGGAAGTTCCAATCAGGACAGATTTTATAAAACCAATAGACTACCTATTCAAACCAAACCCTTACAGCTCGTAAGGCAGGGTCTTATACACCCTTGAAGCACTATAAAGCTGTTACATAGTTGTTGCTGttactccaccaaaacaaaaaaacatttcTTGCTAAATGAGCATTCATCCCTGACACACACAATTCACAAGGACGATACTACAATACATCATGGCTGCCAATAGTTGATCATAAGTTGTAACATAAATGTTTATCTTGAATTTGTCATGACACCACATGAACAAAAAAGGCtgaattcaacaacaacaacaaccatgtCTTTAGTCCCAAACAAGTTGGGGTAGTAAAAGGCTGAATTCACTAAATTCCACAGAACATCAAaacccacaacaacaacaataacaaaatcaaagaagaaaaagagaaataccGATTCCTTGACAAGGGATGCATTTACAGATGGTCTCCTTCCCTCTTTTGTAATAATAACTCACAAATCCAGAACCTTGACAACTTCTACATTTTCCAGTCCATTCATAAACAACTTCTTTACAATCCTAATCACATTGaaaaacaaattttcaaaaaCGAAAATTTATAACATAGAAAGTAAAAAAATAATCATTTTTGTAGATTTATACCTCAATGACAGGATCACATTGAAAACGACGATCAATTTCATCGGGAGAGACAGGAGAACAATCAGGAACAGTCATGGGGAGAGGAAGAGCATCATCATTATCTCTTAAATAACTCTCTCTATCTCTAGACCATCGTTCCTTAGCATTAACCCTAGTAGTATTACTACTACTACTATTATTATTGTTCACTGTAGTAATTCCTCTTAACCCATGAACATTTGTTGTTCCACCTTGCGGAGGTAAACCAACAGTGGTATTAATGGCAGCAAAAATGGGTTTTGAAGATTGAAACCATTGAGGTACTTTATATGGAACTTCTGTTGCTTGACAAGTTACTGTACAAGATGAAGATAGTTTAATGGAAGAGGAAGAGGCAAAAAATGATGATTTCAAAGTAATGGGTGAaaacaatttagggtttgttaTCAACATTCGTTATGATTGTACTAGAATTCAACAATCattgtctctctctctcgaaCAATTTTAGTACTTTGTTTCAAAATTGGGGAAATTTTCTTTCTACCAGTGCAGAAGAAGAGGATAAAATAGGGAGAAATAATCAAATGACCCCAACGTGGGTAGGCACCAGGCCGCTTGCTTTATTACTTACTTCGGGCTAGTGATGTGGCACTGTAATGACTCCAAGACCTAAATATGAATCTGCTCCAAAGCATTTGGTGGTGAGGGTTTAGTAAGGAACGCGTGATTAGGgacatcaaaactaattggggatatagctacatgacaaaatagggattCAAATATTAAATTCGGGTCATTctttatgtaattatttttttaatttctaatctagtcctcactaatcaggtttagtggttaataataattagtaaaatcctAAGTATTTggggatagattagtgtgtattttcatttgaatttgtgtgagggaggtgagagtagaaggaggaaaaatatttttgggtgaaattttttttgtgaaaatggaagatgattgtgaggagagaattgcagctgctgaatctttagttcaactacaacaacaatcatatattcaatcttcggttaatgataacaactcacaattggaattatatgatgaaccaacacccttggatcatgattttcgtgagcatcaagtgttttttgaagaaccaacccaagaaagtaaacatgttcaacatacaagcaatcccaacacacaggtaatgctgTTAAGGGTCgaaaatttgttgttgtttttttaaacCGCCATTTTTCTCTGAAAGAGCTTGGTGCCGGCATacccgtagtatgaataccacgccggcaCCACCAGAACCGACACAgtattcatactatttccatGCCGGCAATAGATTTCCCCAATTCTGAAACAATttccggcgtggtcttcaaccaaaaaaaccatgccggcacgaagttaactttttacctaccaccgaatattccatggaatatccaaaccggcatggttcCCTCCTAACTTTCATGCCGGTACCACCAATAAAACATCCAGGAGTTAGAGAGTTTTGAACTTAAATACCAGCGTCTTATACAAATTATCGTGCACGCCGGAACCTATTACCGGCGTGGTAAAAAAATTACGGACCAAGCCGGCACGAGATACCGGCTTGGAATCTTTCATATCTAGAATGCTGGTACCACTAGAAAAACATCGAAAAGTTAGTCACTTTGGTACCGGCGTTGTTTTAGAAGTATCTGGAATGCCGGCTCCGGTTTCCGGCGTCGGACCTTGTGTAAAGAGAATGCCGGTATTACCAATTCCGACATCgatgttcaagaaaatacaatgtCGGTACTGTTTAAAATTATGTGCTCTTTTTCAAGTGCATTTCCGGAAAGCCGGAAGATTTTTCGAGATTGCCGGCACTAATTTCCGGCTTAGGTCGTTTTTGCCGAACTgccgtcgagcatgccggaaataGTACCCGGCATagtactttaatttttttttgaactaattcaattttcttttcattcattcctttgattgtgacatacattgatccaccaaattccaaaccgcttggtccggatacatccgaatactataaaatgcctctggtatgttaccaaacaatacttttcacctagtttttagaactttatgtggggattgcttgtaatgaaccttataatattccattgttgtccttatgtagggaataaaatctccacAGGAAGCGATTGCTTGGgaaaaagagacggctcttaagaacatgtgtgtgttggtgaggaatacccaacgttcagataatcgttttgagatggtttgcgagagaagtgggcaatacaaggagaagaatagccataagataaagggttatgtatatccaaagaaaacCAATAGAGTATACAAGActcatacgaggaaggataattgccccttcaagcttgtattctatttaagagacaaagaaaaggaatgggattgtgcggtatggtttggccgtcataaccaccgggatccgaaagattttgttggtcactccctagttgcgaagctaaaacctcatgaattcgaggatgtaaagataatgaccaaagcatgtatcaaaccaagagtgattctcagaggcttcaaggaaaaggatgatcagaacgtttcttctctaagtacaatctatagcgcacaagcaaccattagaagggtggaatgggaagggaggaccgttatgcaagaatttgagaagatagtttgggatcacaactacacgcgtatcattaaaagaggaccgGACAAAAAACcacttcaaatattcattgcgcatcctttgctttcataATTGGATCATACATGtggtggtgttcttatgatggatttcacctacaagacaaacaaatacaacataccgttgttcaacatcgtggggcaaacatcggacaaggtgtcatttacattggcttggtgtttaatgtaAAATGAGAGGGATTATTTATCATTGGGcattatgaaaattgaaattattgttcctggaaaatcaatttccgagggtcatcataaccgatcaagatgacgcactaATGAGTGTTATATCCGAtgtatttccggatgcacaaaatttcctatatacgtcaaaatgtgacaaaacattgtcatgctttgtttgaaccctctaaggcggatattaagaagataaTGGTttctcaactagaggaagatgttcgcaagaagaaactatcacccgaaaaagaagaagatgaaagaggaaagattaaagagcgagtggacaaagatacgatgaaaatcataaaaagtggttggaatttctaaaggattgggagaaagtttattgttatcttaccgaggatatatatgaaaataTATTGAAAATGTTTATTGCaaaatataacgaagtgtatccaagtgtCGTCTCATATTGTCGAgataaattgttggataagttcaaggaaaaatttgtgcgtgcatggataAATCGGTATAgaaatgaagcaactagtatagcggagtcatctcatgggagatttaaagatatcatccattccggccaaggaaacgtggttacggtcaccgaggcattTGAACAATACTTTATGGAtaatatcgataggatcaagaaggcttttgagaaaagctcaatggaaaggatgacatcacattttcgatatggtaaattgctccaaggaatagaattcaacgtctcgcaATGGGCAATAAAAGATATGATTAAACAAATGGAAAAAGAGATAAACTACggcaaaccgggtgatgtgtgtatttttcccgacatgtcttcgttggggcttccgtgtcgtcatatgattgtgaagtatgaagaagtgatacctatccccctacggaagctcccggacaatcaccatgggataTACAAatgaagcaaaggaattctatgaagcttactcacgtggaaactcggctagccgacaagtattgttgagccaactaaggctaattacacgcccatggatagcacaaagtgaagatccaacaaagggagatccgcccggtagaccacaaactaacattacaaggagaaaacaaaggagaGAATTGAAAGCAATGAGTCAACGTGAATGTGAAGACGAGGCGAGTAAGAAACGAGACCCAACCGGATGTGAGATTTCGGAAGCAAGGGTCGTGGAAGTGCCGGTTCCAaaaaaaaggggtaggccgaggaaggaacctccatcaagtcaacaacaaacggggAATTCCATATCCACACCACAAGTCAATGAagtgccggttccaaagaaaaggggtaggccgaagaaGTTACCGCTATCAAGTCAAGAACAAATGACGGATTC includes the following:
- the LOC113286240 gene encoding protein disulfide-isomerase SCO2-like — protein: MLITNPKLFSPITLKSSFFASSSSIKLSSSCTVTCQATEVPYKVPQWFQSSKPIFAAINTTVGLPPQGGTTNVHGLRGITTVNNNNSSSSNTTRVNAKERWSRDRESYLRDNDDALPLPMTVPDCSPVSPDEIDRRFQCDPVIEDCKEVVYEWTGKCRSCQGSGFVSYYYKRGKETICKCIPCQGIGYVQKITARKDIEVMEDIDNDKPTWQ